In a single window of the Streptococcus ilei genome:
- a CDS encoding diaminopimelate decarboxylase: protein MKRPFISREKLKQITETYPTPFHLYDEAGIRQTARALHQAFSWNPGFKEYFAIKATPNPVILKILKEEGCGVDCASYVELLMAQKLGFTGQEIMFSSNNTPAEEMVFARQLGATINLDAYEDVAFLQSVATLPEVISCRYNPGGVFELGTDIMDHPEEAKFGMTKEQLIRAFRELKDLGVKRFGIHALLASNTVSNDYYPELAKQLFQLAVEVVEKTGVTLDFVNLSGGVGVNYKPEDQPNDIAVIGEGVRRAYEAVLIPAGLYQVKIYAELGRFMLAPHGLLVTHVTHKKQTYRTYLGVDASAVNLLRPAMYGAYHHITNLDRPEGETEVVDIVGSLCENNDKFAKNREFPISEIGDLLVIHDTGAHGYSMGYQYNAKLRSAEILLEESGQARLIRRAEKPEDYFATLYGFDFEK, encoded by the coding sequence ATGAAACGTCCATTTATTAGCAGGGAGAAATTAAAACAAATTACTGAAACCTATCCAACTCCCTTTCACCTATATGATGAAGCTGGGATCCGGCAGACAGCTCGTGCCCTCCATCAAGCTTTTTCTTGGAATCCAGGCTTTAAAGAGTATTTCGCTATCAAAGCAACCCCTAATCCAGTCATCCTAAAAATCCTCAAAGAAGAAGGATGTGGCGTGGATTGTGCTAGCTATGTGGAATTGTTGATGGCTCAAAAATTAGGATTTACGGGCCAAGAGATTATGTTTTCTTCGAATAATACGCCGGCTGAAGAGATGGTCTTTGCCCGTCAACTAGGAGCGACTATCAACTTGGATGCCTACGAAGATGTAGCTTTTTTACAGTCAGTTGCGACTCTACCTGAGGTTATCTCTTGCCGCTATAATCCAGGAGGGGTGTTTGAACTGGGGACGGATATCATGGATCACCCTGAGGAGGCTAAGTTCGGCATGACCAAGGAGCAATTGATCCGAGCCTTCCGTGAGTTAAAAGACTTGGGGGTTAAGCGATTTGGGATTCATGCCCTCTTGGCTTCAAATACCGTCTCTAATGATTACTATCCAGAATTGGCTAAGCAATTATTCCAGTTGGCTGTAGAAGTTGTTGAAAAGACAGGGGTGACCTTGGACTTTGTCAACCTTTCTGGAGGGGTTGGAGTGAACTACAAACCAGAAGACCAGCCGAATGACATCGCTGTGATTGGGGAGGGTGTTCGTCGTGCTTACGAGGCTGTTTTAATCCCTGCTGGCTTATATCAAGTGAAAATCTATGCGGAATTAGGCCGCTTCATGTTGGCACCACATGGCTTGTTAGTCACCCATGTCACCCATAAGAAGCAGACTTATCGGACCTATCTAGGAGTAGATGCTTCGGCTGTCAACCTCCTCCGTCCTGCTATGTACGGGGCCTACCACCATATCACCAATCTCGATCGTCCAGAAGGTGAGACAGAAGTAGTCGACATTGTTGGTAGTTTGTGTGAAAACAATGACAAATTTGCCAAGAATCGGGAATTTCCTATCTCTGAGATTGGGGATCTCTTGGTCATCCATGATACAGGAGCGCATGGTTATTCCATGGGCTATCAGTACAATGCCAAGCTTCGCTCTGCCGAGATTTTATTAGAAGAATCGGGCCAAGCTCGTCTCATCCGACGGGCCGAAAAACCAGAGGATTACTTTGCAACATTGTATGGCTTTGACTTTGAAAAATAG
- the scpB gene encoding SMC-Scp complex subunit ScpB encodes MSKIAEMEALLFVAGEDGLTVRQIADLLSLPPTGVIQSLEKLAQKYEQDQDSCMALLETASTYKLVTKSQYAELLREYSKSPMNQSLSRAALETLSIIAYKQPITRIEVDDIRGVNSSGAISKLLSFELIREDGKKEVIGRPNLYVTTDYFLDYMGINHLDELPIVEETELIGQESQLFTERTEEIDEN; translated from the coding sequence ATGAGTAAAATTGCAGAGATGGAGGCCCTCTTGTTTGTTGCAGGAGAAGATGGTTTAACAGTGAGGCAGATTGCAGACCTCCTATCCCTTCCTCCTACAGGAGTGATTCAAAGTTTAGAAAAACTGGCCCAAAAGTATGAGCAGGATCAGGATTCTTGTATGGCTTTGTTGGAGACAGCGTCAACTTATAAATTAGTGACCAAGTCCCAATATGCAGAGCTGTTACGCGAGTATTCAAAGTCGCCAATGAACCAAAGTCTCTCTCGTGCCGCCTTAGAAACTCTATCTATCATTGCTTATAAACAACCGATAACTCGGATTGAAGTCGATGATATTCGTGGAGTGAACTCTAGTGGGGCCATTTCAAAATTACTTTCTTTTGAGTTGATTCGAGAAGATGGGAAGAAGGAAGTCATTGGGAGACCCAATCTCTATGTGACGACAGATTACTTTTTGGATTACATGGGGATTAACCATTTAGACGAGCTACCAATTGTTGAAGAGACTGAGTTAATCGGTCAAGAAAGCCAATTATTTACAGAAAGAACTGAGGAAATTGATGAGAATTAA
- a CDS encoding nucleoside-triphosphate diphosphatase gives MNQKIYEYKDALNWFLAEWGERSDYNEYSEVTSEASELVDLVESLVGDTDLGFPLNVTVVRYASSLQFLTFLFQIVEETLGRKIEIVQRQGALLIVEGEQLLSVYLPQNGLPLADFLGQEGLKDRLLIATRNEGKTKEFRQIFEQMGFEVENLNDYPDLPEVVETGMTFEENARLKAETISQLTGKMVLADDSGLMVDILGGLPGVWSARFAGVGATDLENNAKLLHELAMVFELKDRSAKFHTTLVVASPGKESLVVEADWPGYINFEPKGENGFGYDPLFLVGETGKTSAQLTLEEKNQQSHRALAVKKLVEVFPAWQNK, from the coding sequence ATGAACCAAAAGATATATGAATACAAAGATGCCTTAAATTGGTTTCTAGCTGAATGGGGAGAGCGGAGTGACTATAACGAATATAGTGAAGTCACTTCAGAAGCTTCTGAGCTTGTTGACTTAGTAGAATCACTAGTTGGAGACACAGACTTGGGCTTCCCGCTGAATGTTACAGTTGTCCGTTACGCCTCTAGTTTGCAGTTTTTAACCTTCCTCTTTCAAATCGTGGAGGAAACACTAGGCCGGAAAATTGAAATCGTGCAACGCCAAGGAGCCCTTCTCATTGTAGAAGGAGAACAATTGCTCTCGGTTTATCTGCCCCAAAATGGTCTTCCACTTGCAGATTTTTTGGGGCAGGAAGGCCTCAAGGATCGCTTGTTAATCGCTACTCGGAATGAAGGAAAAACCAAAGAGTTTCGTCAGATTTTTGAGCAAATGGGCTTTGAAGTGGAGAATCTCAATGATTATCCTGATCTTCCAGAAGTAGTTGAAACAGGAATGACTTTTGAAGAAAATGCTCGCCTAAAAGCTGAGACGATTTCACAGCTAACAGGGAAAATGGTCTTGGCGGATGATTCAGGCCTTATGGTTGACATCCTTGGGGGCTTACCAGGTGTCTGGTCTGCTCGCTTTGCAGGTGTGGGAGCGACTGATTTAGAGAACAATGCCAAGCTCTTACATGAGTTGGCGATGGTGTTTGAATTGAAGGATCGGTCAGCTAAATTTCACACAACCTTAGTCGTTGCCAGTCCTGGTAAGGAAAGCCTGGTTGTTGAGGCGGATTGGCCAGGATATATCAATTTTGAACCAAAAGGTGAAAACGGGTTTGGCTATGATCCCCTCTTTCTAGTTGGAGAAACAGGTAAGACATCTGCCCAACTAACTCTAGAGGAAAAGAATCAACAATCGCATCGAGCTTTAGCCGTGAAGAAATTAGTGGAGGTATTCCCAGCATGGCAGAACAAGTAA
- a CDS encoding metallophosphoesterase, which produces MAEQVIIVMSDSHGDRQIVEEIKNHYKGKVDAIFHNGDSELESTDPVWEGIHVVKGNMDFYGEYPERLVTQLGPTRIIQTHGHLFQINFSFQKLDFWAQEEDADICLYGHLHIPDAWKEGRTLFLNPGSVSLPRGPIQECLYAKVEIDADSYRVEFLNRKHEVYEPLTKEFDR; this is translated from the coding sequence ATGGCAGAACAAGTAATCATCGTCATGAGCGATTCTCATGGTGATCGTCAGATTGTAGAAGAGATCAAAAACCACTATAAAGGAAAGGTCGATGCCATTTTTCACAACGGGGATTCTGAGTTAGAAAGTACCGATCCTGTATGGGAAGGCATTCATGTTGTCAAAGGGAACATGGACTTTTATGGGGAGTACCCTGAACGTTTGGTGACGCAATTGGGTCCTACTCGGATCATTCAAACCCATGGCCATCTTTTCCAAATTAATTTTAGTTTTCAAAAGTTAGATTTTTGGGCCCAGGAAGAAGATGCAGATATCTGCCTCTATGGCCATCTGCATATTCCGGATGCTTGGAAGGAAGGGCGTACCCTTTTTCTGAACCCTGGGTCAGTCAGTTTACCGAGGGGGCCTATTCAAGAGTGCCTCTATGCTAAAGTGGAAATTGATGCAGATTCCTATCGAGTTGAGTTTTTAAATCGGAAACATGAGGTTTATGAACCTCTTACAAAGGAGTTTGATCGATGA
- a CDS encoding Bax inhibitor-1/YccA family protein, producing MNQQTVIHEQSGLNSFYSKIYSLVGVGVGISAVVSALMMTLFQETFMYILIQAPWVYYIAIAVELILVLVASRQSVKNNPMALPLFLTYSALNGFTLSFIIARYAQATVYKAFVVSALMFFIMSAISRVTKKDLSGMGRAFMGALIGIIIASIANIFLQSSGMDYVLSIICVIIFAGLTAWDNQKIRYVYEQSNGQPTNGWVVALALELYLDFINLFINILRIFRRND from the coding sequence ATGAATCAACAAACCGTTATCCACGAACAAAGTGGCCTTAATAGCTTTTATAGCAAAATTTATTCTCTAGTCGGAGTTGGAGTTGGAATCTCAGCTGTTGTATCAGCTTTGATGATGACCCTTTTCCAAGAAACCTTCATGTATATTCTAATTCAGGCTCCATGGGTCTACTATATTGCCATTGCCGTTGAATTGATTTTAGTCCTTGTCGCTTCTAGACAATCGGTGAAAAACAATCCCATGGCCTTGCCTCTCTTTTTAACCTATTCCGCTTTGAATGGTTTTACCTTGAGTTTTATCATTGCTCGCTATGCTCAAGCGACAGTTTATAAAGCTTTTGTAGTCAGTGCCTTGATGTTCTTCATCATGTCAGCGATTAGTCGTGTGACCAAAAAAGACTTGTCTGGAATGGGACGAGCCTTTATGGGAGCCTTGATTGGTATCATCATTGCTTCAATTGCGAATATTTTCTTACAAAGCTCTGGTATGGATTATGTCCTTAGCATCATTTGTGTGATTATTTTTGCAGGTTTGACTGCTTGGGATAACCAAAAGATTCGTTATGTCTATGAACAATCCAATGGTCAACCAACCAATGGTTGGGTAGTTGCCTTGGCTTTGGAACTTTATCTTGATTTTATCAACTTGTTCATCAATATCTTACGTATTTTTAGACGCAATGATTAA
- a CDS encoding HDIG domain-containing metalloprotein has protein sequence MAEVGHLIQHPKLQKLKEIPHHIHSNRLEHSIHVSYTSYRISKKMGWDTKSTARGALLHDLFYYDWRQVKFNKSHAWVHPRIAVRNAKKITSLNKKEEDIILKHMWGLTLAPPRYKESFLVTMVDKYWAIKKASEPMRKKWSKRRLFHRKMLKS, from the coding sequence ATGGCTGAAGTGGGGCATTTGATTCAACACCCAAAACTTCAAAAATTAAAGGAAATTCCGCATCATATTCACTCCAATCGTTTGGAGCATTCTATTCATGTTAGCTACACTAGTTACCGCATTTCTAAGAAGATGGGCTGGGATACCAAAAGTACAGCGAGAGGAGCTCTTCTGCACGATCTTTTTTACTATGATTGGCGCCAAGTCAAATTCAATAAGAGCCATGCTTGGGTCCATCCACGAATAGCTGTACGAAATGCAAAAAAGATAACAAGCCTCAATAAAAAAGAAGAGGATATCATCCTCAAACACATGTGGGGATTGACGCTTGCTCCACCACGTTACAAAGAATCTTTCCTCGTGACCATGGTCGATAAGTACTGGGCTATCAAAAAAGCCTCAGAACCAATGAGAAAAAAGTGGTCAAAGAGGAGACTTTTCCATCGAAAAATGTTAAAATCATAA
- a CDS encoding TrkH family potassium uptake protein — protein sequence MNKSMIRYLLAKLLLIEAMLLCVPIVVALLNLKNDFVVKDSPTVFISLFATIAILLILGGIGTLFKPKDFHIYAKEGVLIVALCWILWSFFGALPFVFSGQIPNIIDAFFEISSGFTTTGATILNDVSVLSPSLLFWRSFTHLIGGMGVLVFALAIMDNNKNSHLEVMKAEVPGPVFGKIVSKLKNTAQILYYLYLALFFLFVIIYFCAGMPLYDSFIIAMGTAGTGGFTVFNDGIAHYHSTLITYLVSFGVLVFGVNFNLYYYIMLRKFKAFFGDEELRTYLMIVGVSSLLIACNILHLYHNFADSFEMSFFQVSNVITTTGFGFGNTVDWPLFSQFLLLMLMVVGGSAGSTAGGLKVIRFLILARIGKNQIRSTLSPNRVMTLHVNGTALDKDTQHKILKYFVVYTLIMISLIAIVSFDSNNFMTVVSAVFSCFNNIGPMIGTTDTFAIFSPISKLLLSIAMIAGRLEIYPMLLLFMPRTWSDR from the coding sequence ATGAATAAAAGTATGATTCGCTATCTTTTAGCAAAACTCCTTCTGATTGAAGCCATGCTGCTCTGTGTTCCGATTGTTGTTGCACTCCTCAATCTAAAGAATGATTTTGTTGTGAAAGATAGTCCAACTGTCTTTATCTCCCTATTTGCTACCATTGCCATCCTCCTCATTCTTGGAGGAATTGGTACCTTATTCAAGCCCAAAGATTTTCACATCTACGCCAAAGAAGGCGTTCTCATTGTGGCTTTGTGTTGGATCCTCTGGTCCTTCTTCGGAGCCCTTCCCTTTGTCTTCTCAGGACAAATCCCAAACATTATTGATGCCTTTTTCGAGATTAGCTCTGGTTTTACGACCACAGGGGCGACTATTTTAAATGACGTCTCTGTTCTCAGCCCTTCTCTTCTCTTCTGGCGTAGTTTTACCCACTTAATCGGAGGGATGGGGGTGTTGGTTTTTGCCCTAGCAATTATGGACAACAATAAGAACAGCCACCTCGAAGTGATGAAGGCAGAAGTTCCTGGCCCGGTATTTGGTAAAATTGTATCCAAACTCAAGAATACAGCTCAAATCCTTTACTATCTCTATCTGGCCCTCTTCTTCCTCTTTGTCATTATCTACTTCTGTGCTGGCATGCCCCTGTATGATAGTTTTATCATTGCCATGGGAACAGCAGGAACTGGTGGATTCACTGTCTTTAACGACGGGATTGCCCACTACCATTCGACTCTCATCACCTATCTGGTCAGTTTCGGAGTCTTGGTCTTTGGGGTTAACTTCAACCTTTACTACTACATCATGCTTCGCAAGTTCAAAGCCTTTTTCGGCGATGAAGAACTTCGTACCTATTTGATGATTGTCGGTGTTTCTTCCCTACTGATTGCCTGCAACATTTTGCATCTCTATCACAATTTTGCAGATAGTTTTGAAATGTCCTTTTTCCAAGTGTCCAACGTCATTACCACGACTGGATTTGGTTTTGGCAATACTGTTGATTGGCCGCTCTTTTCTCAGTTCCTCCTCCTCATGCTCATGGTGGTTGGTGGATCGGCTGGGTCAACTGCCGGGGGGCTGAAAGTCATTCGTTTCTTAATTCTAGCTCGAATCGGGAAGAATCAAATTCGTTCGACCCTCTCTCCCAATCGGGTGATGACCCTGCATGTGAATGGCACAGCCTTGGATAAGGATACCCAGCACAAAATCTTAAAATACTTCGTAGTCTATACCTTGATTATGATCTCTCTCATTGCGATTGTCAGCTTTGATAGCAATAATTTTATGACGGTCGTCAGCGCTGTCTTTAGTTGCTTTAACAACATCGGACCGATGATTGGAACAACGGATACCTTCGCGATCTTTAGCCCAATCTCTAAGCTCCTACTATCGATCGCCATGATTGCAGGACGGTTGGAAATCTACCCTATGTTACTGCTCTTTATGCCACGCACTTGGTCAGACCGCTAA
- the cbpB gene encoding cyclic-di-AMP-binding protein CbpB translates to MIAKEFEEFILREEKNFLTPARNLAVLIDTHNVDHAILVLSQISYTRVPVVTDQMKYVGTISLTDILSYQMKHDYSDEVFSSMDIVHMTKTDGERLGKDYTVTEVLHKLVEESFLPVVSEDGVFEGIITRKSILKAINSLMHNFSNEYEMRKI, encoded by the coding sequence ATGATCGCTAAGGAATTTGAGGAATTTATTCTTCGAGAAGAAAAAAATTTTTTGACTCCAGCGCGCAATTTAGCTGTTTTGATTGATACGCACAATGTGGATCATGCTATCTTGGTGCTCAGTCAAATTAGCTACACTCGTGTTCCTGTTGTGACCGATCAGATGAAGTACGTAGGGACGATTTCTTTAACAGACATTCTTTCTTACCAAATGAAACATGATTATTCTGATGAAGTCTTTTCATCCATGGACATCGTTCATATGACAAAAACGGATGGAGAGCGCTTAGGGAAAGATTATACTGTGACAGAAGTCTTGCATAAGTTGGTAGAGGAATCCTTTCTACCGGTTGTTTCAGAGGATGGAGTCTTTGAAGGAATCATTACTCGAAAATCCATTTTAAAAGCCATCAACTCCCTCATGCACAATTTCTCAAATGAATACGAGATGAGGAAAATATGA
- a CDS encoding YneF family protein encodes MSTFLTILLIILAFFGGMLAGMYLLRKQFEKEFASNPRLNVEAVRTLLGASGQRPSEAKVQQVYRQILNQQKASLNTKKK; translated from the coding sequence ATGTCTACATTTTTGACAATTTTATTGATTATCCTTGCTTTCTTTGGTGGGATGTTGGCAGGTATGTACCTACTTCGCAAGCAGTTTGAAAAAGAATTTGCATCAAACCCACGTTTGAATGTTGAAGCGGTTCGTACCTTATTGGGAGCTAGCGGTCAACGTCCAAGTGAAGCGAAGGTACAACAAGTTTACCGTCAAATTTTGAACCAACAAAAAGCATCTTTGAATACGAAGAAGAAATAA
- a CDS encoding segregation/condensation protein A yields MDIKIKDFEGPLDLLLHLVSKYQMDIYEVPLIEVIEQYLAYLTTLQAMRLEVAGEYMLMASQLTLIKSRRLLPKIAEQATDEEDLEQDLLSQIEEYRKFKLLGEKMALQHEERAQYFSKPKTELVYDDAELVHDKTTIDLFLAFSKLLTKKKEEFRQNHTTIVRDEYKIEDLMNEVRRLCQPGKRILLQDIFEEAKDVNELITVFLATLELIKVQEVEALQEEPFGDIILVGLKNE; encoded by the coding sequence ATGGATATTAAAATAAAGGATTTTGAAGGTCCCCTGGATCTTCTCTTACACCTCGTTTCAAAATATCAGATGGATATTTATGAGGTCCCTCTGATTGAGGTGATCGAGCAGTACTTGGCTTATCTGACGACCCTTCAAGCCATGCGCTTAGAGGTCGCTGGTGAATACATGCTGATGGCCAGTCAGTTGACCTTGATTAAGAGTCGGCGTCTCCTTCCCAAAATTGCGGAGCAAGCAACGGATGAAGAAGATTTAGAGCAGGACCTCCTGTCTCAAATCGAAGAGTACCGGAAGTTTAAATTATTGGGTGAAAAGATGGCTCTTCAACACGAGGAGAGAGCCCAGTACTTTTCAAAACCAAAAACGGAATTAGTCTATGATGATGCAGAATTGGTCCATGATAAGACCACGATTGATCTTTTCTTAGCCTTTTCAAAATTGTTGACGAAAAAGAAAGAAGAATTTCGACAAAATCATACGACCATTGTCCGAGATGAGTATAAAATTGAAGACCTGATGAATGAGGTTCGTCGCTTGTGTCAGCCTGGTAAGAGAATCTTGCTACAAGATATTTTTGAAGAAGCCAAGGATGTTAACGAACTGATTACTGTCTTTTTGGCAACTTTGGAGTTGATTAAAGTACAAGAAGTTGAGGCTCTTCAAGAAGAACCATTTGGAGATATTATTTTAGTAGGATTAAAGAATGAGTAA
- the xerD gene encoding site-specific tyrosine recombinase XerD — MKEYIASFIKEKDLSENSQAAYSYDLDQFVDTIHNHVSDTNLRIYQASIKDFKPAVQKRKLSAVNQFLFYLYQHQVIEDYHRLVLPKVSVSKSHDQELLDLSLLWEGSDQSQGRLIALLIVEMGLLPSEILQLKIVDIELDFQVLRVGKEGQKRVLRIPDALLGELTDLMTGTYLFDNKGKPYSRQWGFRQLESFLMEKGFENLSAQSLREQYILKQREQGMDLFSIARELGLKTLVTLEKYK, encoded by the coding sequence ATGAAAGAATACATAGCTAGTTTTATCAAAGAAAAAGACTTAAGTGAAAATTCGCAGGCGGCCTATTCTTATGATTTGGATCAGTTCGTGGATACGATTCATAACCATGTCTCAGATACCAATCTTCGAATATATCAAGCTTCGATTAAGGATTTTAAACCAGCTGTTCAAAAACGGAAGCTTTCTGCCGTCAATCAATTTCTATTTTATCTTTATCAACATCAGGTTATTGAGGATTACCATCGCTTGGTCCTTCCAAAAGTTTCTGTGTCCAAGAGCCACGATCAAGAGTTATTGGATTTATCCCTTTTGTGGGAAGGATCGGACCAATCCCAAGGACGCTTGATTGCCCTCTTGATTGTCGAGATGGGCTTGTTACCTAGTGAAATTCTTCAGTTGAAAATCGTTGATATTGAACTCGATTTTCAGGTTTTACGTGTAGGGAAAGAAGGACAGAAACGGGTCTTGCGCATTCCGGATGCTCTTTTAGGAGAGTTGACAGATTTGATGACTGGGACGTATTTATTTGATAACAAGGGCAAGCCCTATTCGCGTCAGTGGGGCTTCCGTCAATTAGAGTCCTTCCTAATGGAAAAAGGTTTTGAAAATCTTTCAGCGCAATCCTTACGGGAACAATATATTTTAAAACAAAGAGAGCAGGGGATGGATCTGTTTAGCATCGCCCGAGAGCTAGGTTTAAAAACCCTAGTAACCCTAGAAAAGTATAAGTAA
- the racE gene encoding glutamate racemase: MDNRPIGFLDSGVGGLTVVRELMRQLPHEEVVYIGDSARAPYGPRPADQIRDYTWEMVRFLLTKNVKMIVLACNTATAVVWEEVKEALDIPVLGVILPGASAAIKATRSKRIGVIGTPMTVASDIYRKKIQSLSPEMAVESLACPKFVPLVESNELQSSVTKKVVYETLKPLAGKVDTLVLGCTHYPLLRPIIQNVMGPEVQLIDSGAECVRDISVLLNYFEINRSRQLEDCHHQFYTTANAASFAAIAKTWLQQVVHVEHVEL; the protein is encoded by the coding sequence ATGGACAATCGACCAATTGGTTTTTTGGATTCGGGTGTCGGAGGGTTAACCGTTGTACGCGAATTGATGCGACAACTACCCCATGAAGAGGTCGTCTATATTGGTGATTCCGCCAGAGCACCCTACGGCCCGAGACCAGCAGATCAAATTCGTGATTATACTTGGGAGATGGTTCGTTTTCTCCTAACGAAAAATGTGAAGATGATTGTTTTGGCCTGTAATACAGCGACAGCTGTTGTATGGGAAGAGGTAAAAGAAGCCTTGGATATCCCTGTTTTAGGAGTGATTTTACCAGGTGCTTCCGCAGCGATCAAGGCGACGAGAAGCAAACGAATTGGCGTAATTGGGACACCGATGACAGTCGCCTCAGATATTTATCGTAAGAAGATTCAAAGCCTGTCACCAGAAATGGCAGTAGAGAGTTTAGCTTGTCCGAAATTTGTCCCTTTGGTTGAATCCAATGAGTTGCAGTCCAGTGTTACAAAAAAAGTCGTCTATGAAACCTTGAAACCCCTTGCCGGGAAGGTAGATACGCTGGTTTTGGGCTGCACCCATTACCCTCTTCTTCGTCCTATTATCCAAAATGTCATGGGGCCAGAGGTTCAATTAATTGATAGCGGGGCAGAGTGTGTCCGGGATATCTCGGTCTTACTCAACTACTTTGAGATTAATCGCAGTCGCCAATTGGAGGATTGCCACCATCAATTTTATACAACGGCCAATGCAGCCAGTTTTGCAGCGATTGCCAAGACTTGGTTGCAGCAAGTCGTTCATGTGGAGCATGTAGAATTATGA
- a CDS encoding pseudouridine synthase — MRINKYIAHAGVASRRKAEELIKQGLVTVNGQVVRELATTIKSGDKVEVEGQPIYNEEKVYYLLNKPRGVISSVSDDKGRPTVIDLLPQVKERIYPVGRLDWDTSGVLILTNDGDFTDEMIHPRNEIDKVYVARVKGLANKENLRPLTRGVTIDGKKTKPATYEILKVDPEKNRSVVQLTIHEGRNHQVKKMFEAVGLLVDKLSRTQFGNLDVSGLRPGEYRRLNKKEISQLHTLAVTKTKK, encoded by the coding sequence ATGAGAATTAACAAATATATTGCTCATGCTGGTGTCGCAAGTCGCCGCAAAGCAGAGGAATTGATTAAGCAAGGCCTTGTCACTGTAAATGGTCAAGTAGTGCGCGAATTGGCGACGACGATCAAGTCGGGGGACAAGGTAGAAGTAGAAGGACAACCAATCTACAACGAAGAGAAGGTTTACTACCTCTTAAATAAACCAAGAGGGGTCATTTCCAGTGTATCCGACGATAAAGGGAGACCAACTGTTATTGATTTGCTACCTCAAGTCAAGGAACGGATTTATCCTGTCGGTCGTTTGGACTGGGATACTTCTGGTGTCCTGATTTTGACCAATGACGGTGATTTTACGGATGAAATGATTCATCCGCGTAATGAGATTGATAAGGTTTATGTTGCGCGTGTGAAGGGCTTGGCGAATAAAGAAAACTTGCGTCCCTTGACACGTGGTGTGACCATTGATGGGAAAAAAACCAAGCCAGCAACCTACGAGATTCTAAAAGTTGACCCAGAAAAGAATCGCTCAGTTGTCCAATTGACCATCCATGAAGGGCGCAATCACCAAGTCAAGAAGATGTTTGAAGCTGTTGGCCTTTTGGTGGATAAATTGTCTCGAACCCAATTTGGAAATCTAGACGTTTCTGGACTTCGCCCTGGTGAATACCGCCGACTCAATAAGAAAGAAATCAGCCAATTGCATACTCTTGCGGTGACAAAGACGAAAAAATAA
- the yidD gene encoding membrane protein insertion efficiency factor YidD, whose product MKKCAIGLVRLYQRLLSPLFPPSCRYNPTCSNYMIQAIERHGLKGILMGLARILRCHPWSKTGVDPVPDHFSLRSHLEEEEKGKN is encoded by the coding sequence ATGAAGAAATGTGCAATTGGACTTGTTCGTCTCTATCAACGCCTTCTTTCGCCCCTCTTTCCGCCTTCCTGTCGCTATAATCCTACCTGTTCCAACTATATGATTCAGGCTATTGAACGGCATGGTTTAAAAGGGATTCTGATGGGGCTTGCTCGGATTCTCCGTTGCCATCCCTGGAGCAAGACGGGAGTGGATCCAGTTCCAGATCATTTCAGTCTGAGGAGCCACCTAGAAGAGGAAGAGAAAGGCAAAAATTAA